A single Alphaproteobacteria bacterium DNA region contains:
- a CDS encoding MBL fold metallo-hydrolase, with the protein MHRGDAIKVTFWGVRGSCPQCKPAFAKVGGHTSCVTLEVGDHYLIFDAGTGLIDAGDDMVKRGLRGATMLISHAHADHISGFAFFKPLHQPDFELTVIASGLLSEKSTSDGIEAVLGRVTSPPYFPVPWDQIACKRTCVDVPPHGQFSVGSLKVSTIPLDHPGGSAGYRVDIGDKSICYITDTSHTPGELNAELVEFIQRTDLLIYDATFTEEEFAAFPTWGHSTWNQAVALAKAAAIQDLALFHHNPEHDDAIMEGIEAEARSHFSRTFVARQGMTRVV; encoded by the coding sequence ATGCATAGAGGGGATGCCATAAAGGTAACATTTTGGGGTGTACGCGGAAGTTGCCCTCAATGTAAGCCCGCATTTGCAAAAGTAGGGGGTCATACCAGTTGTGTTACTCTTGAAGTGGGTGATCACTATCTGATATTTGATGCAGGCACGGGACTTATCGATGCGGGTGATGACATGGTGAAGCGTGGTTTAAGGGGAGCAACAATGCTCATTTCACACGCCCATGCAGACCATATCAGCGGGTTTGCCTTCTTTAAACCCTTGCATCAGCCAGATTTTGAACTGACCGTGATTGCTAGCGGTTTGTTATCTGAAAAGAGCACAAGTGACGGCATCGAAGCCGTTCTGGGGCGTGTCACCTCACCCCCTTATTTTCCTGTTCCTTGGGACCAAATTGCTTGCAAAAGAACCTGTGTTGATGTGCCACCCCACGGCCAGTTCTCCGTAGGGTCTTTAAAAGTCTCAACCATTCCTTTGGACCACCCGGGGGGAAGTGCGGGCTATCGCGTGGATATTGGGGATAAGTCGATTTGCTATATTACGGACACCTCCCACACACCAGGAGAACTTAACGCGGAACTGGTTGAATTTATTCAGCGCACCGACTTATTAATTTATGATGCGACCTTTACAGAGGAAGAATTTGCGGCATTCCCTACCTGGGGGCATTCGACCTGGAATCAGGCGGTTGCTCTGGCTAAGGCAGCAGCGATTCAAGATCTTGCTTTATTCCACCACAATCCTGAACACGATGATGCGATTATGGAGGGTATT